A single Antechinus flavipes isolate AdamAnt ecotype Samford, QLD, Australia chromosome 5, AdamAnt_v2, whole genome shotgun sequence DNA region contains:
- the PRPF40B gene encoding pre-mRNA-processing factor 40 homolog B isoform X5, which translates to MSVPDSGPRPLATPAPFPPGPPMMPPPFMPPPGIPPPFPPMGLPPMNQRPPAIPPIPPGMMPPMLPPMGGPPPITQIPGMVPPMMPGMLMPAVPVTAATAPGVDTASSVVAGADPMRVLWSEHVAPDGRIYYYNADDKQSVWEKPSILKSKAELLLSQCPWKEYKSDTGKPYYYNNQSKESRWTRPKDLDELEALVKQEAAGKQQPQPQLQPEPPPATPGPAPVSTGLIEPEPGGHEDCELSESTQPLDQGLLHLEESTSSAARRQDEEEPKLEPERSSFSWSNREKAKQAFKELLRDKAVPSNASWEQAMKMVVTDPRYSALPKLSEKKQAFNAYKAQREKEEKEEARLRAKEAKQTLQHFLEQHDRMTSTTRYRRAEQTFGELEVWAVVPERDRKEIYDDVLFFLAKKEKEQAKQLRRRNIQALKSILDGMSSVSYQTTWSQAQQHLMDNPSFAQDHQLQTCSLRADMDKEDALICFEEHIRALEREEEEERERARLRERRQHRKNREAFQTFLDELHETGQLHSMSTWMELYPAVSTDARFANMLGQPGSTPLDLFKFYVEDLKARFHDEKKIIKDILKDRGFSVEVNTAFEDFAHVISFDKRAAALDAGNIKLTFNSLLEKAEAREREREKEEARRLRRREAAFRSMLRQAAPALEPGTCWEEVRERFVCDSAFEQITLESERIRLFREFLQSECQHFHIKGKKHGKKGKKHHRKRSHSPSGSESEEDEQPPLLRPTKRRKWNPSESGSEPSSSFDSAESGGGPLGGRGSPSSRPPLGADHGFRKSKKPKKKGKKKRHKSNSPESEIEREKEKGSKEVEEKEQERDKEREARRPEPRNRSPGLGLKKEKAGTHQKVS; encoded by the exons ATG TCGGTTCCTGATTCTGGCCCCAGGCCCTTGGCAACACCTGCCCCTTTCCCACCGGGGCCCCCCATGATGCCTCCTCCCTTT ATGCCCCCTCCAGGGATTCCTCCACCTTTCCCCCCAATGGGGCTGCCTCCCATGAACCAGAGACCACCTGCCATCCCTCCCATCCCCCCTGGCATGATGCCCCCAATGCTCCCACCAATGGGGGGGCCACCACCAATTACACAG ATACCAGGGATGGTACCACCCATGATGCCAGGGATGCTGATGCCAGCGGTGCCTGTCACTGCAGCG ACGGCCCCAGGTGTGGACACCGCCAGCT ctgttGTAGCTGGAGCAGACCCTATG AGGGTTTTGTGGAGTGAACATGTGGCTCCTGATGGGCGAATCTACTACTACAATGCAGATGACAAGCAGTCTGTATGGGAGAAGCCCAGCATCCTCAAGTCCAAAGCTGAG TTGCTGTTGTCTCAGTGCCCCTGGAAAGAGTACAAGTCAGACACTGGCAAACCCTACTACTACAACAACCAGAGTAAGGAGTCCCGGTGGACCCGGCCTAAGGACCTGGATGAACTGGAGG CTTTGGTCAAACAGGAGGCTGCAGG GAAGCAGCAGCCGCAGCCACAGCTGCAGCCTGAGCCACCTCCTGCTACTCCTGGACCAGCCCCAGTCTCTACAGGCCTCATTGAACCTGAACCTGGTGGGCATGAAGACTGTGAACTGTCAGAATCTACCCAGCCTCTAGATCAGGGGCTTCTACATCTGGAGGAGAGCACCAGCAG TGCGGCCAGGCGACAGGACGAGGAAGAGCCAAAGCTCGAGCCAGAGAGGTCAAGCTTCAGCTGGAGCAACCGAGAAAAGGCAAAGCAGGCATTCAAGGAATTGCTAAGGGACAAG GCTGTCCCTTCCAATGCTTCATGGGAACAAGCCATGAAGATGGTGGTTACTGACCCTCGCTACAG TGCTCTGCCAAAACTAAGTGAGAAAAAGCAGGCCTTCAATGCTTACAAAGCACAgcgagagaaagaagaaaaggaagaggccCGTTTGAGGGCCAAAGAGGCCAAGCAGACCCTTCAGCACTTTCTGGAACAGCATGACCGTATGACCTCTACCACCCGATACCG GAGAGCAGAGCAAACATTTGGGGAGCTGGAAGTTTGGGCTGTAGTACCTGAGAGAGACCGTAAAGAAATATATGATGATGTCCTCTTCTTCCTTGCTAAGAAGGAGAAG GAACAGGCTAAGCAACTACGTCGCCGCAATATCCAGGCTCTAAAGAGCATCCTGGATGGAATGAGCAGTGTCAGCTACCAAACTACTTGGTCCCAAGCTCAACAGCACCTCATGGACAACCCCAGCTTTGCCCAGGACCACCAGCTGCAGA CCTGCTCCCTGCGGGCAGACATGGACAAGGAGGATGCGCTGATCTGCTTTGAGGAGCACATCCGAGCACTGGAgcgagaggaagaggaggagcgtGAGAGGGCACGACTTCGGGAGAGGCGCCAGCATCGCAAGAATCGAGAAGCCTTCCAG ACCTTCCTGGACGAGCTGCACGAGACAGGGCAGCTGCACTCCATGTCTACCTGGATGGAGCTGTACCCAGCGGTCAGCACCGATGCCCGCTTTGCCAACATGCTGGGCCAGCCGG GCTCCACCCCTCTGGATCTCTTCAAGTTTTATGTAGAGGATCTGAAGGCCAGATTCCATGATGAGAAGAAGATCATTAAGGACATCCTGAAG GATCGGGGTTTCAGTGTAGAAGTGAATACAGCCTTTGAAGACTTTGCACACGTCATCAGCTTTGACAAGAGGGCTGCTGCACTGGATGCTGGCAATATCAAGCTGACCTTCAATAGC TTACTAGAGAAGGCAGAGGCACGAGAgcgggaaagggagaaagaagaagcacGGAGGCTCCGACGTAGGGAGGCTGCCTTTCGGAGCATGCTGAGGCAAGCTGCCCCTGCCTTAGAGCCTGGCACTTGCTGGGAGGAG GTCCGAGAGCGCTTTGTGTGTGACTCTGCCTTTGAACAGATCACATTGGAGTCAGAGCGAATACGCCTCTTCCGAGAGTTTTTGCAG AGTGAATGTCAGCATTTTCACATCAAAGGCAAAAAACATGGCAAAAAGGGCAAGAAACATCATCGAAAGCGATCCCATTCACCCTCG GGCTCTGAATCCGAGGAAGACGAGCAACCACCCCTTCTTCGGCCCACCAAACGAAGAAAATGGAATCCTTCAGAATCAGGCTCTGAACCTTCATCTTCATTCGATTCAGCTGAGAGTGGGGGTGGTCCTCTTGGGGGCAGGGGCTCTCCCTCCAGCCGCCCCCCTCTTGGAGCAG ATCATGGCTTTCGGAAGTCTAAGAAGCCGAAGAAGAAAGGCAAGAAGAAGAGGCACAAGTCG AACAGTCCTGAGAGTGAAATAGAacgagagaaagagaaaggaagcaaggaagtggaagagaaagaacaagaacgGGACAAAGAGAGGGAGGCCCGGAGGCCAGAGCCCCGAAATCGGTCCCCTGGCCTTGGACTTAAGAAAGAGAAG GCTGGGACACATCAGAAAGTGAGCTGA
- the PRPF40B gene encoding pre-mRNA-processing factor 40 homolog B isoform X6 — translation MRVLWSEHVAPDGRIYYYNADDKQSVWEKPSILKSKAELLLSQCPWKEYKSDTGKPYYYNNQSKESRWTRPKDLDELEALVKQEAAGKQQPQPQLQPEPPPATPGPAPVSTGLIEPEPGGHEDCELSESTQPLDQGLLHLEESTSSAARRQDEEEPKLEPERSSFSWSNREKAKQAFKELLRDKAVPSNASWEQAMKMVVTDPRYSALPKLSEKKQAFNAYKAQREKEEKEEARLRAKEAKQTLQHFLEQHDRMTSTTRYRRAEQTFGELEVWAVVPERDRKEIYDDVLFFLAKKEKEQAKQLRRRNIQALKSILDGMSSVSYQTTWSQAQQHLMDNPSFAQDHQLQTCSLRADMDKEDALICFEEHIRALEREEEEERERARLRERRQHRKNREAFQTFLDELHETGQLHSMSTWMELYPAVSTDARFANMLGQPGSTPLDLFKFYVEDLKARFHDEKKIIKDILKDRGFSVEVNTAFEDFAHVISFDKRAAALDAGNIKLTFNSLLEKAEAREREREKEEARRLRRREAAFRSMLRQAAPALEPGTCWEEVRERFVCDSAFEQITLESERIRLFREFLQSECQHFHIKGKKHGKKGKKHHRKRSHSPSGSESEEDEQPPLLRPTKRRKWNPSESGSEPSSSFDSAESGGGPLGGRGSPSSRPPLGADHGFRKSKKPKKKGKKKRHKSNSPESEIEREKEKGSKEVEEKEQERDKEREARRPEPRNRSPGLGLKKEKTGWDTSESELSEGELERRRRTLLQQLDDQQ, via the exons ATG AGGGTTTTGTGGAGTGAACATGTGGCTCCTGATGGGCGAATCTACTACTACAATGCAGATGACAAGCAGTCTGTATGGGAGAAGCCCAGCATCCTCAAGTCCAAAGCTGAG TTGCTGTTGTCTCAGTGCCCCTGGAAAGAGTACAAGTCAGACACTGGCAAACCCTACTACTACAACAACCAGAGTAAGGAGTCCCGGTGGACCCGGCCTAAGGACCTGGATGAACTGGAGG CTTTGGTCAAACAGGAGGCTGCAGG GAAGCAGCAGCCGCAGCCACAGCTGCAGCCTGAGCCACCTCCTGCTACTCCTGGACCAGCCCCAGTCTCTACAGGCCTCATTGAACCTGAACCTGGTGGGCATGAAGACTGTGAACTGTCAGAATCTACCCAGCCTCTAGATCAGGGGCTTCTACATCTGGAGGAGAGCACCAGCAG TGCGGCCAGGCGACAGGACGAGGAAGAGCCAAAGCTCGAGCCAGAGAGGTCAAGCTTCAGCTGGAGCAACCGAGAAAAGGCAAAGCAGGCATTCAAGGAATTGCTAAGGGACAAG GCTGTCCCTTCCAATGCTTCATGGGAACAAGCCATGAAGATGGTGGTTACTGACCCTCGCTACAG TGCTCTGCCAAAACTAAGTGAGAAAAAGCAGGCCTTCAATGCTTACAAAGCACAgcgagagaaagaagaaaaggaagaggccCGTTTGAGGGCCAAAGAGGCCAAGCAGACCCTTCAGCACTTTCTGGAACAGCATGACCGTATGACCTCTACCACCCGATACCG GAGAGCAGAGCAAACATTTGGGGAGCTGGAAGTTTGGGCTGTAGTACCTGAGAGAGACCGTAAAGAAATATATGATGATGTCCTCTTCTTCCTTGCTAAGAAGGAGAAG GAACAGGCTAAGCAACTACGTCGCCGCAATATCCAGGCTCTAAAGAGCATCCTGGATGGAATGAGCAGTGTCAGCTACCAAACTACTTGGTCCCAAGCTCAACAGCACCTCATGGACAACCCCAGCTTTGCCCAGGACCACCAGCTGCAGA CCTGCTCCCTGCGGGCAGACATGGACAAGGAGGATGCGCTGATCTGCTTTGAGGAGCACATCCGAGCACTGGAgcgagaggaagaggaggagcgtGAGAGGGCACGACTTCGGGAGAGGCGCCAGCATCGCAAGAATCGAGAAGCCTTCCAG ACCTTCCTGGACGAGCTGCACGAGACAGGGCAGCTGCACTCCATGTCTACCTGGATGGAGCTGTACCCAGCGGTCAGCACCGATGCCCGCTTTGCCAACATGCTGGGCCAGCCGG GCTCCACCCCTCTGGATCTCTTCAAGTTTTATGTAGAGGATCTGAAGGCCAGATTCCATGATGAGAAGAAGATCATTAAGGACATCCTGAAG GATCGGGGTTTCAGTGTAGAAGTGAATACAGCCTTTGAAGACTTTGCACACGTCATCAGCTTTGACAAGAGGGCTGCTGCACTGGATGCTGGCAATATCAAGCTGACCTTCAATAGC TTACTAGAGAAGGCAGAGGCACGAGAgcgggaaagggagaaagaagaagcacGGAGGCTCCGACGTAGGGAGGCTGCCTTTCGGAGCATGCTGAGGCAAGCTGCCCCTGCCTTAGAGCCTGGCACTTGCTGGGAGGAG GTCCGAGAGCGCTTTGTGTGTGACTCTGCCTTTGAACAGATCACATTGGAGTCAGAGCGAATACGCCTCTTCCGAGAGTTTTTGCAG AGTGAATGTCAGCATTTTCACATCAAAGGCAAAAAACATGGCAAAAAGGGCAAGAAACATCATCGAAAGCGATCCCATTCACCCTCG GGCTCTGAATCCGAGGAAGACGAGCAACCACCCCTTCTTCGGCCCACCAAACGAAGAAAATGGAATCCTTCAGAATCAGGCTCTGAACCTTCATCTTCATTCGATTCAGCTGAGAGTGGGGGTGGTCCTCTTGGGGGCAGGGGCTCTCCCTCCAGCCGCCCCCCTCTTGGAGCAG ATCATGGCTTTCGGAAGTCTAAGAAGCCGAAGAAGAAAGGCAAGAAGAAGAGGCACAAGTCG AACAGTCCTGAGAGTGAAATAGAacgagagaaagagaaaggaagcaaggaagtggaagagaaagaacaagaacgGGACAAAGAGAGGGAGGCCCGGAGGCCAGAGCCCCGAAATCGGTCCCCTGGCCTTGGACTTAAGAAAGAGAAG ACAGGCTGGGACACATCAGAAAGTGAGCTGAGTGAAGGGGAACTCGAACGGCGCCGCCGGACACTTCTGCAGCAGCTGGATGATCAGCAGTGA